The Prochlorococcus sp. MIT 1341 genomic interval ATTGGAACGGTTAAATTGATCGTCAGCAGTTGTTGCTGATACGAGAACCTACTTGTTGTCCTGATACTGCTTTTGCAATGTTATTCGGCTCGAAAAGATCAAATACGACTATTGGGATGTCGTTGTCTTTACAAAGGGCTATAGCTGTCCCATCCATTACTCCTAGTTCTTTGCTGAGGACTTCTTGATAGGTGAGTTTCTCATAGCGAATTGCCTCCGGAAAACATTTAGGGTCTCGGTCATAGACTCCGTCAACCTTGGTCGCTTTGAAAACAACATCAGCATTGATTTCTGCAGCTCTAAGGGCAGCTGTGGTGTCAGTTGTAAAAAAGGGGTTTCCACATCCTCCTCCAAATACTACGACTCTTCCTTTTTCTAAATGACGAATTGCACGTCTGCGTATGTAAGGCTCTGCAACGGCTTGCATCTCGATAGCAGTTTGCACTCGAGTGGGTACACCAGTTCTTTCCAATCCATCCTGCAGGGTTATTGCATTCATCACAGTGGCTAACATCCCAACATAGTCAGCTGTGGCTCGGTCCATGCCTTCAGCAGAGCCTTTTAACCCCCTGAAGATATTGCCACCCCCAACGACTATGGCTAGTTGGGTCCCTTGATCAACCACTTTTGACACGTCTTCAGCGATTGACTGGACTATTGCTGGGTCAATCCCATATGGTTTATCACCCATTAGGGCTTCACCACTGAGTTTGAGTAGGACACGTTTGTACGTCATTCAATCCCCTTATCTTGATGACAGTAGCAAGCTTTGGAATGACAGATCTGTAGCCGGATAGTCTTGCTTGTCAAAACTTAGTAAGTCGCTTGGATGTAAGAAACAGTTTAGAAAAATGGGTAAGGAAGTTAATAGCTCCTCAGCATTGATGGCTCGATTGACAATTTCGGCACTAGATCGTGTGAGTGAAGACCCTTCTTCTTGGAAGAATCCAATAGTACATAGAGCACTTTTAGTAAGTGGTCTTTCGGTTCTTCTTGCAGCAACAAAGCTTTTAGCTGCCGAAGTAGATCAACAATCTGGTGTTAATTAAAACTCAATACCTTTTTGGGCTTTGATGCCTTGTTCTTTGAAAGGGTGATGAACGAGACTCATTTCTGTTACTAAGTCTGCAATGTCAATAAGTTCTTTTGGAGCACCTCTGCCGGTTAGAACAACATGTTTTAAGGGAGGCCTTTCC includes:
- the pyrH gene encoding UMP kinase — its product is MTYKRVLLKLSGEALMGDKPYGIDPAIVQSIAEDVSKVVDQGTQLAIVVGGGNIFRGLKGSAEGMDRATADYVGMLATVMNAITLQDGLERTGVPTRVQTAIEMQAVAEPYIRRRAIRHLEKGRVVVFGGGCGNPFFTTDTTAALRAAEINADVVFKATKVDGVYDRDPKCFPEAIRYEKLTYQEVLSKELGVMDGTAIALCKDNDIPIVVFDLFEPNNIAKAVSGQQVGSRISNNC